In the Desulfosporosinus acidiphilus SJ4 genome, GAGGATCTTTTTAGCGTGTTTAAATAAGGCTTTTCCGGCAGGTGTAAGGCTGAGCCGCCGGGAGGAACGATTAAGAAGTTTGGCTCCAAATTCGTCTTCAAGATTTCGAATGTGGAAACTGACGCTTGGCTGAGATAAAAAGAGTTCTTCGGCAGCCCGAGAAAAACTATTATTATCGACCACCGTTACGAGAACTTTAAGTGATTCCGTAATCAAAACAAAAACCTCCTCGATTCTTTAAAGCCTAATCGAATTAGGATTAATTGACTTTATATTTAATAAGTAAATCTTTAGGATAGAACATCTCGATTGTAACTGAAAATCTCAACCCTTATAGTTAGACAAGAACCTGAAGGAAAAACAACTTGTAAGCACTTGTTCCGGAGCAAGTGTTGAAAAGGAATATTTCGGGTATTTTTTAGCAAATGGAAAGGGTTGAAGACAAATGTCTCAAAATAATATGGCTTACGTTGGAACGACAACAAACTTTAAACCAAAATCAAGGTTGTTTAGATTTTATGGCGGTATATTGTTTACTTTGGCTATTGCTGCAATTGGTACGGTGGCATCCAATTTACCTATTCTGGATCGAATAGGTGCTATGCTCACATCGATTCTTATTGCAGTGGTGTATGGAAACGTCTTTGGTTATCCAGAAAGTATTCATACAGGAATACAATTTTCTGGGCATAAAATCCTGCGTTTTGCCATTATCTTATATGGTTTCAAACTCAATATTGATGTCGTTATAAACCAAGGGGGCTTGCTTCTGGTTCATGATATATTATCTATTCTGGTTGCTATTAGTATAACAGTCTTGCTTGGTAAACTATTCAAGGGGGAAAAGATGCTTACCTTGCTTCTGGGAATAGGAACAGGCGTATGTGGTGCTGCGGCTATTGCCGCTGTTTCTCCGGTTGTCAATGCGGATGATGAAGATACTGCACTCGGAGCAGGTATTATCGCCCTGGTTGGTACTGTGTTTGCTATTGGTTATGCTCTGATTCGCCCTATTCTTCCGATTTCTCCGGTCCAATTCGGAATTTGGAGCGGAATTAGTTTGCATGAGATAGCCCATGTTGCTGCGGCCGCAGCAACGGCCGGTCCGAATGCTTTAGAGATCGGTTTATTAGCTAAACTGGGACGGGTCTTTCTGCTTATTCCGTTGAGTATGATTCTTTCACTCTGGACACGGCGGAATAAGAAACAGGGAGAAGCGAAAAGGGCACCATTCCCCTGGTTTTTAATTGGTTTTCTTGCAGCAAGTATCATCGGGACGTATTTTCACATACCAAAAATTATTTTGAAGGAGATTTCAGATGTTATTGGTCCTTTCTTGTTAGCGGCTGCTATGGTTGGTTTGGGACTCCATGTTAATGTATCACGTCTGCGCAACCGGGCGTTACGGCCATTGTTGGCAATGCTTATCGCATCGATTGTTCTTTCTGTGTTTTCTTACGCTACACTTTGGTTTTAGAACTCGTATTGATTACTTTTCATTTAACTTAGCAAATATAAGTGAAATGTGAAATTAGAATATTATATTTTAAACATAAGGAATTTATATAAGTTGATATTATCTGAAATCTTCTCATTAATTTTGGGAAGATTTTTTTGCTGCAGGTGAAGACAGGGATCAAAGTTATGACCATTCCTCATCAGAAGGAGAGAAGGGGCAAATCCAAAGCTCAAACTTGCTTAGTTTGCTTGCGATAATTATAAAATACTCCGGAATCATGAGTCTCTTCGCCATCCTAACGTTTTATACAGAGAAATTTTTGACCCGAAGGAATGTCTGTTAAGTTAGCTTGCCGGATTAGATGCTTTGTATTTCCTTGTGCTTCCAATTTTGGCCTTGACAAGCACAATAAATATGAATAGACTGGATTAAATGATAGAGGTGCATTATACAATCAGTACCCGAAGTTGTTAAGGTTTACGTAAGACCGTAGCTTCGGTGAAAGGGGTAGATGCCGAAGTCGGTCTTATTTACGTGGAGACTGGGCTGGTTGAACGAAATAAGATTCGTTCAACTGTCGCATTTGCGGAGAGCTATCTATATTACCATAATGGATTGTAAAGTCGTATGGGTAATTTAGTAGCTGATTCCGTATCAGCTATTTTTTTATTGAAGGAGATTTTAATATGGAAAAGAACACTGTGTTTAAGGGTATCGCAACTGCTCTTATTACCCCTCTGGACGAAACAGGAATTAATTATGAGCAGTTCGGCAAATTGATTGATTGGCAAATTACAGAAGGAATTGACGCTCTGGTAATTTGCGGAACCACCGGTGAAGCGTCGACCCTCACTGACGCCGAACACAGAGAGGCCATTTCATTTGCTGTTCAGCGCGCGGCAGGCAGAGTACCAATTATTGCCGGCACAGGCAGCAATGATACGGAATACGCACATGACCTCACGCGTTATGCCTGCGAAGCAGGTGCGGATGCAATGCTCGTAGTTACCCCTTATTACAATAAGGCTACGCAAAAGGGCCTGATTAAAATGTTTACCCAAATTGCCGACAAGAGTACAAAACCCATTATCCTCTATAATGTGCCTTCAAGGACAGGTATTAATATTGAGCCGGAAACCTATGAGGTATTGGCTGAACACCAAAATATAGTAGGGATTAAAGAAGCAAATGGCAACATTTCTAAAATTGTCGAAACAATGGCTCGTGTGCGTGGCAAGCTTGATTTGTATTCAGGCAATGACGATCAAATAGTTCCCCTCATGGCACTTGGCGGAATTGGCTGCATTTCTGTCCTTTCCAACATAATGCCTGCCCAGACCCGTGAGATTTGCACCCGTTTCTTTAACGGTGACATCGCAGGCAGTGCTGAGCAGCAATTTGAACTTTACAATCTAATCAATGTACTATTTAGTGAAGTAAATCCTATTCCAGTCAAGGCTGCTATGGCAGCTATGGGTTTCTGCAAGGATTATCTGAGATTACCTCTCACTACAATAGAGGATACTCACCGTGAAAAGTTGATTTCTATTATGAGAAGATATGGATTGAATGTCTGAGGAAAGAACACCTCCGATTTCAATAACTAGTATTATGTCCTACGACCGGACAAAACCGGGGGTAGGACTTTTTTTAGGTAGTCACCGACCATGGCGATAGAGCGGAAGAATAGCTGGTTGTTAGCGTATCGGGGTATGTTGTTTTTTAATAGTGATTCAAGTTGAACTACCAAAATGATACAATAATTACAGATCAGTGATAGAACGTGCGAATGAGCGATGCGCCTGAATAAATTTGTTGTAACGGTCTAAGGAGGAAAAGTTCAATGTACAAAAAGCCGGAGGATCTGTTATGATTTTCATTGGAGTCATCGCAATAGTTTATAAGTAATAGATAATTTTTTGGGGACTGAATCTCCTTATGAAAAGGCAAAATAAGATGAGTTACTAAAAATTAAATTGGAGAGAAGAGACAGATGAACAAGCAACGAATCAATGATGTTATCGACAAAATGAAAAAAGAGGGCCTGACACAGATCATAGTGTCATCCACGGCATCCCTTTATTACTTAACCGGGTATTGGGTTGAACCTCATGAGCGCATGATTGCCTTGTATTTGGATGCTTCGGGAAAGGCAGTTCTGTTTGGCAATGAGATTTTTGGCCTGAATAGTATGCCGGATTTGCCGCTGATTTGTCACACAGACAGCGAAAATCCTGTCAAGGATCTAGCCAACGTGGTTAAAGCAGGAAAACTGGGGATTGATAAGTTTTGGAGCAGTAAGTTCCTAATTGAGTTGATGGGGTTAAGGAATGATGTTGTACCTGTTCACGGTTCTGCTCCTGTAGATCTGGCCAGAATGTTTAAAGATGAACCTGAAATGATCATGATGCGCCATAATTCCCGCATCAATGATCAGGTGGTTGGAACGGTCATATCTATGCTCGAAGACGGAGTGACAGAAAATTATCTTGCTTCTCAAGTCAATAAGCTCTTCCTGCAAAACGGTGCGGATTGTGAAGGGACACAGATTGTTTGCTTTGGCGCAAACGGCGCAGATCCCCATCATAGCAGTGACAGCACGGTTCTCCAAACAGGCGACAGTGTGATTTTAGACATTTTTACACCTTTGAACCACTATTGGTGCGATATGACAAGAACTGTATTTTATAAAACTGTTTCCGAGCAGCAGCGTCGTGTATATGACCTAGTAAAGCTCGCCAACGAAACGGCAATTTCCAGGATAAAGCCGGGAGTATTGCTTTCGGAAATAGATAAAACAGCGAGGGATATCATTATTCAGGGAGGATACGGCAAGTATTTTACCCATCGACTGGGACATGGAATTGGTCTTGAATGTCATGAACCTCCTGATGTAAGCCTTGCTTCGGATATTCCCCTTGAGGCAGGTATGATTTTTTCTGTTGAGCCGGGAATTTATTTGCCTGGGGAGTTTGGTGTGAGAATTGAAGATCTCGTGATGGTCATGGAGGATGGCTGCGAGGTTCTCAATAAGTATCCCAAGGAATTGCAAGTTATTCTTTGACGCATAGGAAGGGTACAAGAAAAAGAGAAGCCGGTCGCCTAGAGAACGTGTATACTGTTCGTTACATTATGCTAGCTGGAGGTATTTGAATTGCCAGATATTAAGTTTGAAATTAAGGAAACCATCGGGGTTCTATCCGAATCAGCGAAAGGATGGAATATGGCTAGAGACAAGGCCGATAAGATGCCGGTTTACTAGGTGATCTTGTAAGAGGTTTTGCATTCGAAGGAGCAGTGATTGGCCAATAATACAGCGTTGAATTCAGAAGAGTTAAGCCAAACATGGTCAAGACACTCTTATTGACAATGCTATTAAGCAAACGGTACAATTGTTTTAACTTCTTTAGAAATTTGATCGGGTAGAAAGATGCTCGATTAATTTTTTGCCATTTCCATTTAATGAAGAAAAACAATTACTTTTCAATTAGCAATTATTATCGATCCATTTAGACTAACAAGTTGTAGTATTGAAAGAAGGAATTAAACGTGCAATTTCGCTCTGTTCTGTCCGGCTTGGAAGATATCGGCCAAAAGCTTGAAAAAGGGGAACGCTTGGACCGTGCCGATGGGATTAGCTTGCTGCGAACAAATAATATCCTTGGATTAGGTTATTTGGCGAATGAAGCCCGACATGCCAAGGTCGGCGATCAAGTCTATTTTAACAACAATGCACATATTAACTATAGCAATGTTTGTAAAGTGCGCTGTGGATTTTGTGCCTTTGGCAAAGACCTGGACGAAAAAGGTTCCTATACAATGACTATTGAACAGGTCGTTGAGCGCGCCAAACATTTTGCTTCCTTAGGTGCTACTGAAATTCATATGGTGGGAGGAATTCACCCGGAGCTTCCCTTCTCCTTCTATGTAGAAATGCTGCAAAAAGTTCAGGAGAGCGTACCTCAAGTCAGTATTAAAGCTTTTACCGCTGCAGAGTATGACTATTTTGCTCAAATTGAGGGTGTGCCTGTAGAAGAGATCCTTAAAAGATTAGCAAAGGTAGGTCTTCGCTTTGTTACTGGGGGAGGAGCCGAAAATTTCAGTCAGCGGGTACGAGATATTATCTGTCCTGGAAAATTAAGCGGTGAGCGTTGGTTGGAAGTCCATAGAACAGCCCATAAATTAGGAATACCCACGAATGCGAATATGCTCTATGGTATTATAGAAACTGATGAAGAGTTGATTGATCATCTACTAGCCTTGCGTAAGCTGCAGGATGAAACCGGAGGCTTTTATGCTTTAATTCCGACGGCCTTTCATCCGAAGAATACAAAATTCGAATACCTGCCCCAGGCCAGTGCCGTAAGAACTTTAAAAGTTATTGCCACGGCCCGCCTTATTCTTGATAACTTCCGATATATTAAAGCTTACTGGGTGTCTTCCGGTTTACAGCTTGCGCAAATGTGCCTGAATTTTGGAGCTAACGATTTAGATGGAGTAGTGCGAGAGGAAAAAATTTATCACACCGCCGGTGCTTCCAGCCCACAAGAACAAAGTGAACAGGAACTAATCCGTATGATTAATGAAGTTGGCTTAACTGCCGTTGAACGAGATACCTTTTATAATGTTCGAAAAATTTACGAACCCAACCCCAAGTGATGCATAAAAATCTGTAAAAAGAGCACTATATGATCAAGGGTATACAGTGGTCGAGCCAAGATTTATATCGGCTCTTTGCGGGTCGATATGGGTCGGCCAAAGATGATTTTCAGGTGTTAAAACGCTTGTTTGTTGTCGGAGGGAAGATCTTTTATAGTGGGGAAAAGCTTTATTACAGTCGATTTTTGGCAACAATATTGATTGTTATGGGGTTCCAACTTATTGTAAAAGGTCGAGCTAAGATGATGCGGGGTATTGATTTTTTTCATAGATATACAAGGCAGCTTGCATAACTATGAATTGACTGGTCATATACAGCCGTAAGGTTGTGTGTGGTTGGGTAGGTATCTTGCATGGTCGAACGAACCATTTTTATGGGTTGTGACCTGCTTGATAATGGTCGAAAGATCATTCTTAGGTAATAAGCTATCTATAAAGGTGCAAGGTAGATCATTGTATGCTCTTTATAAGCTCCTGTCTTCGGACAGGGCTTATATTTTTTAGGAGAGAAAGGCTTTGTCACTCCACAATCGTGGTGGAGAGACAAAGCCTTTCTCAAGTTGTGCAGCTAATAGAATGAGAAAATTTAGTAATTAATACGGAGGAAGAGAGCATTTCTTGCCGAACTCATACTTAAAAGTTAAATCGAAAGGGCCCTTTGTCAGTTGAAGATCAGTTGAGGATAGAAGAGACCCCTAGAACTCTTTACTTTCGTATAAAGGTGGTTGAACTGTCATGAACAATAGCGGTGTACAGCCGAAAGCCGATGTGATCATTATTGGAGCAGGTATTATAGGTTTAAGCATCGCATATCACCTGCTGGAGCGCGAACCTCAATGTTCGATTATCGTCTTGGAAAAGGAAAAATTGCTGGGTCTGGGTTCAACAGGAACATGTACCGGAGGCATTCGTTATCAATTTACCAGTCCTCTGCTCAGGAAGCTAAGTCTGCAAAGCCGGGATTTTTTCCTTAATTTCGAAACAGTCTTTGATGCTCCTTGCTGGTATCGGGAGCGAGGGTATTTAATGCTGGCCTCGCAGGAATTCCTATGGAAGGAGCTCCGGCAGGCAACAGAACAAGCCAAGGATGAAGGGATTCCTATCAACCTGCTTCTCCAAGAGGACTTGGAAAAGAATTTCCCCTATCTGCAGAGAGAGCGTTACTTGGGGGGAACCTTTGGCCAATGGGATGCCTATGCGGATCCTTACGCTGTCCTAGCGGCTCTTTATGCTTCAGTGCGCCGCAAGGGAGTCAGGGTCAATTTTGAACAGGAAGTTACTAAAATTATTACCCGGGACGAAGATGTTATAGGTGTTGAAACGACGAAAGGAACGCTTTGGAGCCCCATTGTTGTGAATGCCTCCGGCCCTTATGCCGCTAAAGTGGCAGCTTCAGCGGGAATTATGCTGCCCGTACATCCTTTCCTACGCCAGGTTTATGTTTGTACCAACCCCAAAGATGTACCGCCTGCTGCTCCTTTGATTGTTGATCTAACCAGTGGTTTTTATCTGCATCAGGAAGCCAGCGGAAAAACAATTTTATTGGGAGGAACAGATAAAGATACTCGGCCTGGAATTGATGAAACAATTGACAAATCCCTGGCGGAAGAGTTTTTTATGGCGGCGATGGAGACAATTCCTTCCGCTCTGAACATTAAATGGCTTCGCACTTATACAGGAATTAGGGAACAAACTTCCGATTTCCACCCCATTCTCGGTGAGGTTTCCGAATTAAAAGGATTTTTTGTGGTCAGTGGATTAAGCGGCCACGGTTTTATGCATGCTCCGGCCATTGGCAGTATTATGGCAGAGCTAATCATTAAGGGCGGCTCGGAACGAATCGAAAGCTCGTTACTTTTTCCCCAGCGGTTTTCCAGAAGTCATCTCTCGGAAGCCCTTGAATTTTAGTCCAAAAGAAAGTGCTAGACTGATTTAGTCACTGCAAATTAAATCGGATGTTTTTTCATATAGTCTTGGAGCCAAAGACTATGGAATTCTTCATCCAATCGATATTCCATGAGAGTCCGGCGCAGTATTGAATACTTTTTGTCGGTACTTTCCTGAATAAAGGCTTGGTACGTTTGTATAGCTTTATTTTCTAAGGCCATGCCAAGTTTGCAGGTATTATGTGCCCCCGTCGACTTGACCATGTCTCCGAGAAATGTACCAGCTAAACTAAACACTGATCCCTTAACGGTGGGCGGATCGACATTTGCTTTGTCTAACTCTTCGGCAAAAAAATCCACATGACCTTGCTCAATCTGGGCCATCTTTTCAAAGGCATGGCAATAGTATTCGTCTGTTGAGGACTGTAGCTGTTCGTTATAATAGGCTACCTGGAAGGTTTCCAAGGTATAAAATTCTTTAAATCGCGACAGTAGTTTTTGGTCCATGATTTACTCCTAAATTTATTTGAACGCAACTTCTTGATCGTTCACTCATTATATTAAAATTCATCAAAAGGCTGATTTCTATTCGGATATAAGCGTGCCTGCCATTTATATATGAAGAAACCATCGTATTTTTCCATCTAAGATTCCCACTTATATAAAGTAGGGTTATTCCTTAGATCCAATCGTGAGACTCCCACTTCAAAAAGTGGGAGTGATCCCCATTGAGTACACTCCTGCGGTAGAAGTAGATTTGAGAACTTGCAAATTTGAGCTGCCGAAAAAGAAGGATTTAAAAACCATGTCTAGAATTGGTAAATAAACGATGATGACGATTCAGCAACGATTATGATGGTTTAGTTAGGGGGAAAAGGTGAGACATTTCAATTATTTGCCGCGCGAAGGTCAAGATATTACGTTTTTTAAGGCTCCGGAGCCTTTCGATAAATATACACCGCGTTCTGTCCTTGCTTATGCTCTCGGCGCGACCCTTTATATGCCGGGAACACGGAAAACCATTGCTCAAGACATTATCGATAAAAAGAATCCGGCTTTGGTCTCAACAGTCTTTTGTTTAGAAGATTCCATTGGAGATGCTGAAGTGCCTTTGGCAGAAGAAAACCTGACTGTTCAATTCGAGAGACTTGGTCAGGCGATTGAGCGTGGAGAGCTGTTCAAGGAGGATCTTCCTCTGATCTTTCTGCGAGTTCGTAACCCTGATCAAATCCTTAGACTCTACCGGAGGATGGCAGGGTTTTCTCATTTGGTTGCCGGGTTTGTCTTCCCGAAATTCACTTCAGATAGCTTTCGTTACCTGGAAGTGCTTAAGGATCTGAACCATCAATCCTCGGATCGATTTTACGGAATGCCAATCATTGAAAGCCCTCAAGTAATTTACAGGGAAACTCGAAGCCGTGAATTGTTAGAAATAAAACGGCTTCTTGATTTGTATCAGGATTTTATCGTAAATGTTCGAATAGGGGCTACCGATTTCTCCGGCCTTTTTGGAATTCGCAGAGGGCCGGATGTGACCATCTATGATATTACCGTTATACGTGATTGCATCGCTGATATTCTCAACATTTTTGCTCGAGCTGAGAGCGGTTATGTCGTTTCCGGACCTGTCTGGGAATACTTTGCTGGTGAGGGCAGGGTACTAAAACCTCTACTGCGTAAAAGTCCTTTTGAAGAATTCCAGAGGAGTCATCAGGGAATTCAGGGGACCAACCTGCGAGGTCAGCTCTTAAACAAGTACGTTGACGGCTTGATGCGGGAGGTCATCTTAGATAAGGAAAATGGAATGATTGGCAAAACCGTCATTCATCCCAGCCATTTGATCCCTGTTCAGGCTCTCTATGTTGTGGGGCATGAAGAGTATCTTGATGCTATGGCTATTTTAGAACAGTCCTATGGTCAACAGGGGGTCATTCGCAGTCACTATACTAATAAAATGAATGAACCTAAACCGCATTATCAATGGGCTCAAAAAATATTAAGTCGAGCTCAAAATTATGGAGTATTTCATGAACAACAAAATTTTGTCGGGTTACTCAGGCAAGACTTATCAGTATAAACTTGAAGATCTTAGTTTAAAGATTTGTCTGCAGAGCAACCCTTTTACTTTGGAACCCGAAGCCCTGTTTTCTTTGGCTTTAAGGAAAAACAAGCGGCGGAGATTTTTATTTGTCAGCAAGGTCTTGGGCAAACATATTCCAGTTGAGCCCTTATTGCCGCTTTTAGCCGGGGCCGCCTTAGCGGTTCAATATGCCAACTCGCTCTCGGGAATTACTCATCCATATACCTCCTCGCTGCTTCAGGCCCTTAGGACAAAACAGAAGTTGCAGGAAGTTTTTGCAGAACTGGTACAAAAGCCTCTTATGGTTCTTCCGGAGAAGACCTTGTTTATCGGCTTTGCCGAAACGGCAACGGCTTTAGGACAATCGGTTTTCGGCCTGTTTGAAAATGCCGGTTATCTTCATACCACCCGGGAAGATATTCCTTGTTTAAAATCCGAACTCGAATTTCGCGAAGAGCATTCTCATGCCATTAATCACCGTTGCTACTTGAACAACAACGACGATCTGCACACTGCAAAAACTATTGTGTTCGTTGATGATGAGCTGACCACAGGAAATACCGTTCTTAACCTCATCCGAGCAATTCATCATCAATACCCTAAGAAGAATTATGTGACTCTGTCGCTTCTGGACTGGAGATCAGCGGAACATCGTGCGGCGTTCAAACAGGTGGAATTAGAACTGGGTATAAAAATTCATTCGTTTTCCTTGCTGGGCGGAGATTTTAGCTATACTGATCCGGTCAAGGGACAAAGCCCAAATGCTGATCCTTCCTGGGAACCCTTTGCTGTCGGAGATCTGACTCAGCCAAAAGGAAACCCCTCAATAGAGTATCGAACGCTTTCGGAAGGTTATCCTTTTGTTCCATTGGAGCTGGTGCCTGTTTACTCTCTGGATTCTGAGGGACTTAAGAACCTAACTCCCTATCTAAGACTGACAGGCAGATTTGGATTATCCTGGAGTGACCATCAGAAAAGCATCTCTTTAGCCCAAAAAGTTGGCCGGGCATTGAAACACCATCGTCAAGGAGCTAGGACACTTTGTCTGGGAAGCGGAGAATTTATGTATTTTCCTATGTTGATCTCAGCGTATATGGGTGATGGAGTAAAATTCCATTCTACCACCAGGAGCCCAATCTATACCATAGCCAAACCTGACTACGCCATTCAAAATGGATGGGCGTTCCCAAGTCCTGAAGATCCGGGGGTTATTAATTACGTCTATAATCTACCGGCAAACTATTACGATGAAGTGTATTTTTTTATTGAAAGAGAGATATGTCGTGAACGGTTATACCCTCTTCAGCAAATATTTCACGCTAAGGGTATTTTTCGTGTTGTTTTCATATTTTGTGTATCTTCCTCAGAAAGGAGATCTTTGAGTGACCTTAAGAACCCCTCGGCGGCCAATTCCTGATCCATTGCCTATGGGAAGCTATAGCCCCGAAGATGTGATTTTTCTTTTAAAAAACCTTAATGGTGTTATTCGAGAAACGGATTTAAAAACCAGGGAGAGTTTGATTCAATCAGGAGGACATTATTCAGAAATGTTGCCTATTGAATATCAGCCCAGTGCAGAATATCTCCGTCTTTTTCATCAATCACTACAGGAGAATGCCAATAAAGTCGCTGAAGCGGCAGGAATTGTTTCAGAACAAATCCTGCGCCGCAATGGCAGCAGGACCGTTCTCGTTTCCTTAGCGCGGGCCGGAACCCCTATCGGAGTTTTGCTGAAACGTTATCTGCTTGAAAAGCGAGGGTTGAACCTTCCCCATTACAGTATTTCGATCATACGCGGGAAGGGAATGGATGAAAATGCGATTCTTTATATCCTTCAACATCATCCGGAGTATAAACTTCAGTTTATTGATGGTTGGACAGGAAAAGGGGCGATAACCATGACACTGCGTGATGCCTGTCTTAAGTTCCAAGCGACCTATGGATACGAACTCGACAGTGATTTAGCCGTTCTCACGGACCCGGGGCATTGTGTCAATACCTTTGGTACCCGTGAGGATTTTCTTATTCCAAGTGCTTGTTTGAACTCTACTGTTTCAGGATTAATCAGCAGAACAGTGTTAAGAAAGGATCTAATCGGTGAACAGGATTTTCATGGGGCGAGATATTATCAGGAACTTGAGGCCGAAAATGTTTCCGGTCTCTTTGTGGATACCATCTCGGCCCAATTTAAAAATCTTGATAGGGAACATTTGGCGAATTTACCCTTGAAAAATACTGAGATTACCTGGAAGGGACTCAAGGACTTAGAGGAAATTCAGAAAAAGTATCAGGTGAGGGATATTAATTTGCTGAAACCAGGTTTGGGAGAAACAACGAGAGTTCTCTTAAGACGGTTGCCTGAAAGGATTTTGGTCAATGAACCGGATAACCCAAACTTAAAACATATTCTGCTGTTAGCCAAGGACAGAGGAGTTCCGGTAGAAGTTTTTCCGGAATTAACTTACGCCTGCTGTGGTATGATCAAGCAATTATCATGAGGAAATCAATGTTATTTGCCAGCGACCTTGATCAAACTTTAATCTATTCTCATCGTTCCTTAACTCCTTCGTCGAAGGCTGATCCAATCTTGCCGGTTGAGCGGTTAGATAATCGGGATGTCTCTTTCATGACTCAAAATGCCCTCAAGTTGTTACAAGAACTATCCGGGCAGATTCTCTTTGTACCCGTTACCACCAGAACAATACTTCAATATTCCCGAGTTAATTTGCAAGGCTATGGGATATGCCCTCGTTACGCTGTGACGAGTAATGGCGGAACTGTTATTCAAGAAGGCTGCGAAGATAAGGCGTGGAAAGAACAGGTTTTAGCAGGAAACGTTAATTGCGCGGATGTTCGGGATTTACTTAGTAAGTTTCGGGAAATTTCTCATCCTTCCTGGGTGCTCAAGGAATCCGATAAATTAGCCGATGACCTGTTTTATTATTGTATCGTTGACCGCGAGAAAATGCCTTATTCTGAATTAGACGATTTTGCTCTCTGGGCCGGTAAGCTGCGTTGGACTCTTTCGATTCAGGGAAGAAAACTCTATCTCATTCCGTACCATGTCAGTAAAAAGTCCGCTATTCTCTATCTTCAAGAAAAAGAAGGTCTCAGCACTCTTGCGGCGGCCGGTGATTCTCTCTTAGACCTTGAATTGCTGCAGCAGGCTGATGCGGCTTTTGCACCGTCCCACGGCGAGCTGTTTTTGCAATATCAAATGGGAGTGTTTACTGCAAAGAGAATTAACAATCAAGGAATTCAATTTACCAGGACCAGCGGTATTGGAGCTGCGGAAGAAATCTTACGACATGTTCTAAAGATGCTTGATTAAAGGTAAGTTGTATAATGTATTCATTTCAAGTACAATGAGTGTGGTAAACATTGTAAAAATAATCGCATAAAACGTATTCATGTGTTAAAGTAATGGTTAAAATAGCATAATGGAGGAAAAATGTGAAAGTTATGTGAACATTTTAAACGTAGTGTTTTGCTTCCCTTGGTTGTGATACTATACAATAAACTTGTGTCAATAGGAGTGGTTCTAAGTGGATTCCGTTTCATCTTTTTTCC is a window encoding:
- a CDS encoding HpcH/HpaI aldolase/citrate lyase family protein, yielding MRHFNYLPREGQDITFFKAPEPFDKYTPRSVLAYALGATLYMPGTRKTIAQDIIDKKNPALVSTVFCLEDSIGDAEVPLAEENLTVQFERLGQAIERGELFKEDLPLIFLRVRNPDQILRLYRRMAGFSHLVAGFVFPKFTSDSFRYLEVLKDLNHQSSDRFYGMPIIESPQVIYRETRSRELLEIKRLLDLYQDFIVNVRIGATDFSGLFGIRRGPDVTIYDITVIRDCIADILNIFARAESGYVVSGPVWEYFAGEGRVLKPLLRKSPFEEFQRSHQGIQGTNLRGQLLNKYVDGLMREVILDKENGMIGKTVIHPSHLIPVQALYVVGHEEYLDAMAILEQSYGQQGVIRSHYTNKMNEPKPHYQWAQKILSRAQNYGVFHEQQNFVGLLRQDLSV
- a CDS encoding phosphoribosyltransferase family protein → MNNKILSGYSGKTYQYKLEDLSLKICLQSNPFTLEPEALFSLALRKNKRRRFLFVSKVLGKHIPVEPLLPLLAGAALAVQYANSLSGITHPYTSSLLQALRTKQKLQEVFAELVQKPLMVLPEKTLFIGFAETATALGQSVFGLFENAGYLHTTREDIPCLKSELEFREEHSHAINHRCYLNNNDDLHTAKTIVFVDDELTTGNTVLNLIRAIHHQYPKKNYVTLSLLDWRSAEHRAAFKQVELELGIKIHSFSLLGGDFSYTDPVKGQSPNADPSWEPFAVGDLTQPKGNPSIEYRTLSEGYPFVPLELVPVYSLDSEGLKNLTPYLRLTGRFGLSWSDHQKSISLAQKVGRALKHHRQGARTLCLGSGEFMYFPMLISAYMGDGVKFHSTTRSPIYTIAKPDYAIQNGWAFPSPEDPGVINYVYNLPANYYDEVYFFIEREICRERLYPLQQIFHAKGIFRVVFIFCVSSSERRSLSDLKNPSAANS
- a CDS encoding cysteine protease StiP family protein, whose protein sequence is MTLRTPRRPIPDPLPMGSYSPEDVIFLLKNLNGVIRETDLKTRESLIQSGGHYSEMLPIEYQPSAEYLRLFHQSLQENANKVAEAAGIVSEQILRRNGSRTVLVSLARAGTPIGVLLKRYLLEKRGLNLPHYSISIIRGKGMDENAILYILQHHPEYKLQFIDGWTGKGAITMTLRDACLKFQATYGYELDSDLAVLTDPGHCVNTFGTREDFLIPSACLNSTVSGLISRTVLRKDLIGEQDFHGARYYQELEAENVSGLFVDTISAQFKNLDREHLANLPLKNTEITWKGLKDLEEIQKKYQVRDINLLKPGLGETTRVLLRRLPERILVNEPDNPNLKHILLLAKDRGVPVEVFPELTYACCGMIKQLS
- a CDS encoding HAD family hydrolase; translated protein: MRKSMLFASDLDQTLIYSHRSLTPSSKADPILPVERLDNRDVSFMTQNALKLLQELSGQILFVPVTTRTILQYSRVNLQGYGICPRYAVTSNGGTVIQEGCEDKAWKEQVLAGNVNCADVRDLLSKFREISHPSWVLKESDKLADDLFYYCIVDREKMPYSELDDFALWAGKLRWTLSIQGRKLYLIPYHVSKKSAILYLQEKEGLSTLAAAGDSLLDLELLQQADAAFAPSHGELFLQYQMGVFTAKRINNQGIQFTRTSGIGAAEEILRHVLKMLD